In the Nitrospira sp. genome, ACATGCCCCCCGACTTTACACAGTCTAAAGAGTTCAGCGATGGCGTGGGCTGGTTGTTCGAGATGCTCCAGCGTTTCCATACACACCACAGTGTCGAATACCCCGTCTTGGCAAGACACGCGGTAAATGTCGCCCACAAAGAAATGCCCTTCCGGAACCTCCTGACGGCAACGCTTGATGGAAGCCGAAGAAAAATCGGTGCCGTAGATTGCCCGGACCTTCCTGGACGAGGAAAGAACTTTCGAGAAGAATCCTGGCCCACATCCGACATCGATGACGTTTCCGTATAAAAACAGGTCACATTCGTTCAGTACTTCCCGATAGAAGTCTTTTCGTGCTTCCACCAGGTATTCGGACACCAGTCTCTCATCGGCCCAATACTCGTCATACGACTCCATGGCATTATCGACGATGACTTGTACTGACGTATCGGCGGCATGGGTTGCGATCCAGTCCGGCCTAGGCACAAATTTATACTTACCCTTCTCGGTGATCAAATACTGTTTCTTGTCGACGACTTGGTGATCTCGGAAGTCAACCGATGCAAAAGTCTTTCCGCAGAGCACGCCTTCGCACTCTTTGGAGAGGATAAACAGGTGCTTCCCCAGAAGCCGGCGAAGCACCTTTTCAATCAACCGCAACCACATAATCAAAGTCCGTGACGGTCATGTTACCGTATTCGAAGTACCGGTCGTCTGCAGGCGGAGGCACGACGTTGAAGAGCGCAGCGTTGGTGAGACCTCCTAAGTGAACGTTGCGATCCATGGGGACGATGGCAATGTCTATTAAAAATGATTGTGGAAAGAGTCGGGGGTTCAATACCGTGATCTGAACCGTACCGGAGTGTTGCATGCGGTGCACTTTGACGTTCTCATACTGGTGGGTGCTGCTGAACGGAGCCTCTTGGAATGTTAGCCGTTGAACGTCCCTGCCGTCTTGTGTCCGAATCCACACACGTACTTGCCTGTTGTGTGACGAGTCTTGAAGAAAGTCGTAGTCAAAACGGATGATGAAATTCTTCCCGAACGAGATGGATCTGTTCTCGGACGTTCCACCCTCCTCAAACACGTCCACATTCGAGATGTCGACGGTACCGAGACCAAATGGGGCCGGTTGAGGCGCGTCGA is a window encoding:
- a CDS encoding class I SAM-dependent methyltransferase; protein product: MWLRLIEKVLRRLLGKHLFILSKECEGVLCGKTFASVDFRDHQVVDKKQYLITEKGKYKFVPRPDWIATHAADTSVQVIVDNAMESYDEYWADERLVSEYLVEARKDFYREVLNECDLFLYGNVIDVGCGPGFFSKVLSSSRKVRAIYGTDFSSASIKRCRQEVPEGHFFVGDIYRVSCQDGVFDTVVCMETLEHLEQPAHAIAELFRLCKVGGHVIITIPNGALDEYVGHINFWTEQQFRALLSDERLTKFRYCSTGRVMLFVIEKNGVGHTHAMPHGD